GTTCAACATAATTGGAGATATCTTTGGCATTTTCTTCCTGTAGCTTCATAACGTGTAGGACACTTTGTACAAAAAATGTAGGTTTacagaaaaatatgaatatagaTTACTTATTAATCCCAAAATGTAGTAAATGACATAGCAAAAACTTTATCAAATCCATGTCCTACCCAAATGGGACAGATCTGTTATACACAATCTCTATGTGCAACTGcagcattttttttataaattggaACTTTGACATTAAAAAGAGGTTTATAAAAGGCCCCTCTTGTAATATCAGTGATGCTAGCCTATCTGATTATCATTGTTTCTGAAATTTCCTTGAATATGTATTCACTACACACATTTTATCAGCCATATAAAAGCAGTTACAGAAAAGTTGCACATGATAAAAGCAACATCCATAATTTCATATTATCAAGAGTAGGGCAGAAtgttaattttttcctttgtacaCACAAGTCTAGAACAAGAGCTTCATGCACATCCACACAGAAGTGTCAGTCACAGCACACTGGGCATTCGTACTACATCAGTGGCATAGGCATTCCAAATGAAGTAGCATCATTACTGTAAGAATGGAGAATATGTTTCTTGAGTCTAGAATGGTCTCTGTCCTCAGACTTTCCTAGAAAgccagccctctttttactttttaattttgaggcagggtctcactagttgcccaggctggccttggacgcaggtgggccttgagcatgtgatcctcctgcttcagcctcttgagtagctgggatgataggcctgtgccaccaattCTAGTTCCTAAGAAATTTTGCAGCTATTCCTGGTACAGTTTCTGGGTGGGCTCTGGGGTGGGCGGCTGGTCCTGGCTTTGCAGAAGCTGCTCCTCTTGTGGCTGGAGCTAGCAGTTAGGGAGTAGGAGCGGCCATGCATCATCCTGGTGTTCAGGCCATTGGCCATAGAGAATGACTTAAGGTGGCTTCTtaaggcaacaggaagaggaagcttGTCCACTAGGTGCACAGGTGTGCAGGACACCACAGCACGGCAACAGAGGTCCTGCAGACTCAGTacttgtaaaaagaaaagagaaccacTTACATTATGTTTTCCATGATTAGGGATATTTACCAGAGGAAGTCCCACATCTGATTGCCTCCCTCCGGGAACTGAGAACCTCTACTGTGAGGCTGTGTCACTGGTGAATGTAGCAAACCCTGTTCTGCTGCCACCTCTGCCCATGTACAGATCACACAAAAATCTTCTCATGAGCTTTCTTCCACAGCTGTAATAATTACTTCTTTCAAATACATTTGCTTAAAAAATGAACAtctaggccaggcggtggtggcacacgcctttaatcccagcactcgggaggcagaggcaggcggatctctgtgagttcgaggccagcctggtctccaaagcgagttccaggaaaggcgcaaagctacacagagaaaccctgtcttgaaaaaccaaaaaacaaaacaaaaaaaaaatgaacatctatctatctatctatctatctatctatctatctatctatctatctatctatctatgtgagtgtatgcacacatgcgtgcatgaCCCAACCTACACATGGAGGCCAAAAACCTTCCATGAAGGTTCCAGGGATAAAATTCACACTGGTAGGTTGGCAGCCAAAtacctttacccactcagccatagTCCCTAAATGAATTTGATTTTTGAGAATGGCCACAGAAGCCTTGAGATAAGTCCTAGGAGGCAGACAATTGTGCAGGGATTATGAAACCACCTCACATCTGATTAGGCTAAAGGAGACTGGCCCTCCGCATACCCTTGCTTGGTCTCCAGAGACGGTCCATCCCATGCCGCAGCAGCACGATCCTAGCCAGCTCCGTGAAGGATTCTGTAATGTTGAAGTTGCACAGAGGGCTAACCTCAAAGAAGGTCACACCCAGGCGCTCAGCGTAGGCCTGGGCCTGCTCAGTGGGCACCTGCCGCTTGAATGCCAGGTGCAGCCGGTTTCCCACCAAGATTTTAGGAACCCCAGGGGCATGCTAGAGCATGAGAAAGGCAAGGAAAATGGTTTGAGTGGTGTACCCCTACAAATTCATGTCCACCCAGAACCTCAGAATGGTACCTTATTTATAAATATGGTCCTTGTTTATGTAACAACTTAAGATGAAGTCTTACTGAATTGCAGGGTTGGGGGCTATTCTAATGACTGCTGTCCTCATAGCGGGAGGAGAGGACACAGAGGGGGCACAGGGCAATGCCATGtgacaaagaaaggggagtgacTGCCAAGAGTAGCTGCAACCACCAGAagctgggagaggcaggaagaatctTGTCCTGGAGCTTTTGGAAGAACATGGTCCTACAATTTATGTTCTCCAGAACTTGGAGAAAGTTAATGTTGTTTTAAAACACTCAACCTGTGGCCCTTTATTAGGAAAGTCACGAGATCCTCATCAGCAAGCCTGGTGCTCACCCACTAGGCCTCAACCAGCAGTTGGACAAGCAGCAGCCCCTTCACGgtactgtagtggtatttgctccgccctgCCGTACAATGGCAGGCAGCACCGCCTCCTTccggtcatgggtggagcaaataccactactcTGTTCACCCACCCATCCCATTAACTTGGAGTGGGGCAAGCAGAACCTGCATGCCTGAGCAGAGGCACAGGAGAGCccagttccctgagccttgaggtcCTCT
This Peromyscus maniculatus bairdii isolate BWxNUB_F1_BW_parent chromosome 8, HU_Pman_BW_mat_3.1, whole genome shotgun sequence DNA region includes the following protein-coding sequences:
- the Rab40b gene encoding ras-related protein Rab-40B isoform X3, which gives rise to MFLAQNKQEDSEGIDHKTTTILLDGRRVKLQLWDTSGQGRFCTIFRSYSRGAQGVILVYDIANRWSFDGINRWIKEIDEHAPGVPKILVGNRLHLAFKRQVPTEQAQAYAERLGVTFFEVSPLCNFNITESFTELARIVLLRHGMDRLWRPSKVLSLQDLCCRAVVSCTPVHLVDKLPLPVALRSHLKSFSMANGLNTRMMHGRSYSLTASSSHKRSSFCKARTSRPPQSPPRNCTRNSCKIS
- the Rab40b gene encoding ras-related protein Rab-40B isoform X2, giving the protein MGRRGGRCHSSPPPGSVLALYHSRERLKRLLGIIPGIDHKTTTILLDGRRVKLQLWDTSGQGRFCTIFRSYSRGAQGVILVYDIANRWSFDGINRWIKEIDEHAPGVPKILVGNRLHLAFKRQVPTEQAQAYAERLGVTFFEVSPLCNFNITESFTELARIVLLRHGMDRLWRPSKVLSLQDLCCRAVVSCTPVHLVDKLPLPVALRSHLKSFSMANGLNTRMMHGRSYSLTASSSHKRSSFCKARTSRPPQSPPRNCTRNSCKIS
- the Rab40b gene encoding ras-related protein Rab-40B isoform X1; amino-acid sequence: MMSALGSPVRAYDFLLKFLLVGDSDVGKGEILASLQDGAAESPYGHPAGIDHKTTTILLDGRRVKLQLWDTSGQGRFCTIFRSYSRGAQGVILVYDIANRWSFDGINRWIKEIDEHAPGVPKILVGNRLHLAFKRQVPTEQAQAYAERLGVTFFEVSPLCNFNITESFTELARIVLLRHGMDRLWRPSKVLSLQDLCCRAVVSCTPVHLVDKLPLPVALRSHLKSFSMANGLNTRMMHGRSYSLTASSSHKRSSFCKARTSRPPQSPPRNCTRNSCKIS